Proteins from a single region of Streptomyces glaucescens:
- a CDS encoding cold-shock protein, with protein MATGTVKWFNSEKGFGFIEQDGGGPDVFAHYSNIAAQGFRELFEGQKVSFDVAQGQKGPTAENIVPA; from the coding sequence ATGGCTACCGGCACCGTGAAGTGGTTCAACTCGGAAAAGGGCTTCGGCTTCATCGAGCAGGACGGCGGCGGCCCCGACGTCTTCGCCCACTACTCGAACATCGCCGCCCAGGGCTTCCGTGAGCTCTTCGAGGGCCAGAAGGTGTCCTTCGACGTCGCGCAGGGCCAGAAGGGCCCGACGGCCGAGAACATCGTTCCCGCCTGA
- a CDS encoding DEAD/DEAH box helicase, with protein sequence MKRARTPRTHDRAAAGARTGRSAGGRRPSAHGRRPAGAAVQGEFAPPKTITPALPPAESFADLAMPGRLLDTLGQEGVTVPFPIQAATLPNSLAGRDVLGRGRTGSGKTLAFGLALLARTAGRRAEPRQPLALVLVPTRELAQQVTDALTPYAGSVGLRLATVVGGMSIGRQTGALRAGAEVVVATPGRLKDLIDRGACRLDQVAITVLDEADQMADMGFMPQVTALLDQVRADGQRMLFSATLDRNVDLLVRRYLTDPVVHSVDPSAGAVTTMEHHVLHVHDADKHRTTTEIAARDGRVIMFLDTKHAVDRLTKHLLGSGVRAAALHGGKSQPQRTRTLTQFKRGDVTVLVATNVAARGIHVDNLDLVVNVDPPTDHKDYLHRGGRTARAGESGSVVTLVTPDQRRGMNRLMAAAGITPRITSVRSGEAELSRITGARTPSGVPVVITAPAVERPRSASPSSRGRRGRRGPARQGRPAGEAVRRAPGRTGSGSPAPDAAR encoded by the coding sequence ATGAAGCGTGCCCGCACACCCCGCACCCATGACCGCGCCGCGGCAGGCGCCCGCACCGGCCGCTCCGCCGGTGGGCGCCGCCCCTCGGCCCACGGCCGCCGGCCGGCCGGAGCGGCCGTACAGGGCGAGTTCGCTCCGCCCAAAACCATCACGCCCGCTCTGCCCCCGGCCGAGTCGTTCGCCGATCTCGCCATGCCCGGGCGGCTGCTGGACACGCTCGGCCAGGAGGGGGTGACCGTGCCGTTCCCCATCCAGGCGGCGACCCTGCCGAACTCCCTGGCCGGGCGGGACGTACTCGGCCGCGGGCGCACCGGATCGGGCAAGACCCTCGCCTTCGGCCTCGCCCTGCTGGCCCGCACCGCGGGGCGGCGTGCCGAGCCGCGGCAGCCGCTGGCTCTCGTGCTCGTCCCGACCCGTGAGCTCGCCCAGCAGGTCACCGACGCGCTCACGCCGTACGCCGGCTCGGTGGGCCTGCGGCTGGCCACCGTCGTCGGCGGCATGTCCATCGGCCGGCAGACCGGAGCGCTGCGGGCCGGTGCCGAGGTGGTCGTCGCGACGCCCGGGCGGCTGAAGGACCTCATCGACCGGGGAGCCTGCCGCCTGGACCAGGTGGCGATCACGGTCCTCGACGAGGCCGACCAGATGGCCGACATGGGCTTCATGCCGCAGGTCACCGCGCTGCTCGACCAGGTGCGCGCCGACGGGCAGCGGATGCTCTTCTCGGCCACCCTCGACCGCAACGTCGACCTGCTGGTCCGCCGCTACCTGACGGACCCGGTGGTGCACTCCGTCGACCCGTCGGCGGGCGCGGTCACCACGATGGAGCACCACGTCCTGCACGTGCACGACGCGGACAAGCACCGGACCACCACCGAGATCGCGGCCCGGGACGGCCGGGTGATCATGTTCCTCGACACCAAGCACGCGGTGGACCGGCTGACCAAGCACCTGCTGGGCAGCGGTGTGCGGGCCGCGGCCCTGCACGGGGGCAAGTCCCAGCCGCAGCGCACGCGCACCCTCACCCAGTTCAAGCGCGGGGACGTGACGGTACTCGTGGCGACCAACGTCGCGGCGCGCGGCATCCACGTCGACAACCTCGACCTGGTCGTCAACGTCGATCCGCCCACCGACCACAAGGACTACCTGCACCGCGGCGGCCGTACGGCCCGGGCCGGAGAGTCCGGCAGCGTCGTCACCCTGGTCACCCCCGACCAGCGCCGCGGCATGAACCGGCTGATGGCCGCCGCGGGCATCACGCCCCGGATCACCTCGGTGCGCTCCGGCGAGGCCGAGCTGAGCCGCATCACCGGTGCCCGGACCCCTTCCGGTGTCCCGGTCGTCATCACCGCGCCGGCCGTGGAACGCCCCCGCAGCGCGTCCCCCTCGTCCCGCGGCCGTCGAGGCCGCCGCGGGCCGGCGCGGCAGGGCCGCCCCGCCGGCGAGGCGGTGCGCAGGGCACCGGGACGGACCGGCTCCGGCTCGCCCGCCCCGGACGCCGCTCGCTGA
- a CDS encoding glycoside hydrolase family 2 protein, whose amino-acid sequence MSTQSVPRPEYPRPQFVRRDWLNLNGTWQFETDRGDSGLERGLLGRELRDEILVPFPPESELSGIGDTDFLEAVWYRRSVRLPEEWAGRRVLLHFGAVDYDTTVWADGTEVARHRGGFTPFTADLGDLAGTGEEVVITVRARDPKSGPQARGKQATRYANHDCNYTRVTGIWQTVWLEPVPEVHLRRPRITPDLAGSAFHLELPLSGNRPGHRVRAVLGDRHGEVSRAECRADLDLAPRLHLAVPDGRRREWSPADPHLYDLRLELLDAGGQVVDSAESYAGLRAVGLRGKAVTLNGRPVFQRLVLDQGWYPDGLMTAPTDEALVRDIELAMAAGFNGARLHQKVFEERFLHHADRLGYLVWGEFGDWGCETGGSSGDNQQPDASYVAQWLEALERDYSHPSIIGWCPLNETYQKLHDRITRLDAVTRAMFLATKAMDTTRPVIDASGYAHRVAETDVYDSHNYEQDPAVFRQLMSGLAKDEPFVNCHESGSAYSLPYRGQPYFVSEFGGIWWDPGAAAAESGEDRTVSWGYGERVRDEEEFYARFGGLTEVLLGDPGMFGYCYTQLTDVFQEQNGIYRFDRGRKLDVGRIRAAQLRPAAIEQRHGA is encoded by the coding sequence GTGTCCACGCAGTCCGTTCCGCGCCCGGAGTACCCGCGACCGCAGTTCGTGCGCCGCGACTGGCTCAATCTGAACGGCACTTGGCAGTTCGAGACCGACCGGGGGGACAGCGGCCTCGAGCGCGGTCTGCTCGGCCGCGAACTGCGCGACGAGATCCTCGTCCCGTTCCCGCCCGAGTCGGAGCTGTCCGGCATCGGCGACACCGACTTCCTGGAGGCCGTCTGGTACCGGCGGAGCGTCAGGCTCCCGGAGGAGTGGGCCGGGCGCCGGGTGCTGCTGCACTTCGGCGCCGTCGACTACGACACCACCGTGTGGGCCGACGGCACCGAGGTCGCACGGCACCGGGGCGGCTTCACCCCTTTCACTGCCGATCTCGGTGACCTCGCCGGTACGGGCGAAGAGGTCGTCATCACCGTCCGGGCCCGGGACCCCAAGTCCGGCCCGCAGGCCCGCGGCAAGCAGGCGACCCGGTACGCGAACCACGACTGCAACTACACCCGGGTCACCGGCATCTGGCAGACGGTCTGGCTGGAGCCCGTGCCCGAGGTGCACCTGCGGCGGCCCCGGATCACCCCGGACCTCGCCGGTTCCGCCTTCCACCTCGAACTGCCCCTGTCCGGCAACCGGCCGGGACACCGGGTGCGCGCCGTCCTCGGCGACCGGCACGGCGAGGTGAGCCGCGCCGAGTGCCGCGCCGACCTGGACCTCGCCCCGCGCCTGCACCTGGCGGTGCCCGACGGCAGGCGACGCGAGTGGAGCCCCGCCGACCCGCACCTGTACGACCTGCGGCTCGAACTCCTCGACGCCGGCGGGCAGGTCGTCGACAGCGCGGAGAGCTATGCAGGTCTGCGCGCCGTGGGACTGCGCGGCAAGGCCGTCACCCTGAACGGCCGCCCGGTGTTCCAGCGCCTGGTCCTCGACCAGGGCTGGTACCCGGACGGGCTGATGACCGCGCCGACCGACGAGGCCCTGGTCCGGGACATCGAACTCGCCATGGCGGCGGGCTTCAACGGGGCCCGGCTGCACCAGAAGGTCTTCGAGGAGCGTTTCCTCCACCACGCGGACCGCCTCGGCTACCTGGTCTGGGGGGAGTTCGGCGACTGGGGGTGCGAGACGGGCGGGTCCTCCGGTGACAACCAGCAGCCCGACGCCTCCTACGTCGCCCAGTGGCTGGAGGCCCTGGAGCGGGACTACTCCCACCCCTCGATCATCGGCTGGTGTCCCCTCAACGAGACGTACCAGAAGCTGCACGACCGCATCACCCGACTGGACGCCGTGACCCGCGCGATGTTCCTGGCCACCAAGGCCATGGACACCACGAGGCCGGTCATCGACGCGTCCGGGTACGCCCACCGGGTCGCCGAGACCGACGTCTACGACTCCCACAACTACGAGCAGGACCCGGCGGTCTTCCGGCAGCTGATGTCGGGGCTCGCGAAGGACGAGCCGTTCGTCAACTGCCACGAGAGCGGCAGCGCCTACTCACTGCCGTACCGGGGTCAGCCGTACTTCGTCAGCGAGTTCGGCGGCATCTGGTGGGATCCCGGGGCGGCCGCCGCCGAGTCGGGTGAGGACCGTACCGTCTCCTGGGGTTACGGCGAGCGGGTGCGGGACGAGGAGGAGTTTTACGCGCGGTTCGGCGGCCTCACCGAGGTGCTGCTGGGCGATCCCGGCATGTTCGGCTACTGCTACACCCAGTTGACCGACGTCTTCCAGGAGCAGAACGGCATCTACCGCTTCGACCGGGGCCGCAAGCTCGACGTCGGACGGATCCGCGCCGCGCAACTGCGGCCGGCCGCGATCGAGCAGCGGCACGGCGCGTAG
- a CDS encoding carbohydrate ABC transporter permease, translating into MTTIAPPGTGGRTGRAGPRAGGHHRTGHRGTRSAPGSGLLFVLPFLLVFALFMVWPLAQGLWMSLTDSSLALRDTAFVGFANYAEAFGDPDVWSSLGNTVFFTVVSSVPLVLIALVMALLVHTGLAGQWAWRLAFFAPYLLPVTVVTLIWTWLYQPDIGLANQLLGTFGLGPVGWLSDEAVAMWSIAALTVWWTAGFNFLLYLAALQSLPSAYDEAAALDGAGAWRRLWSITLPQLRRTTALVAMLQVLASLKVFDQIYILTKGGPNGSTRPVLEYVYDVGFTGYRLGYASAVSYLFFALVIVVSLVQLRLFRRED; encoded by the coding sequence GTGACGACCATCGCACCACCGGGCACCGGCGGACGGACCGGCCGGGCCGGCCCCCGGGCCGGCGGACACCACCGCACCGGTCACCGCGGCACGCGGAGCGCCCCGGGGTCGGGACTGCTCTTCGTCCTGCCGTTCCTGCTCGTCTTCGCCCTCTTCATGGTCTGGCCCCTCGCGCAGGGGCTGTGGATGAGCCTCACCGACAGCTCCCTCGCCCTGCGCGACACGGCGTTCGTCGGCTTCGCCAACTACGCCGAGGCGTTCGGGGACCCGGACGTGTGGAGCAGCCTGGGCAACACCGTGTTCTTCACCGTCGTCTCCAGCGTCCCCCTCGTGCTGATCGCGCTGGTGATGGCGCTGCTGGTGCACACCGGGCTGGCTGGGCAGTGGGCGTGGCGCCTGGCCTTCTTCGCCCCCTACCTGCTGCCCGTGACCGTGGTGACGCTCATCTGGACCTGGCTCTACCAGCCGGACATCGGCCTGGCCAACCAGCTCCTGGGCACCTTCGGCCTCGGACCGGTCGGCTGGCTCTCCGACGAGGCCGTGGCGATGTGGTCGATCGCCGCCCTCACCGTCTGGTGGACGGCCGGCTTCAACTTCCTGCTCTACCTCGCCGCCCTGCAGTCCCTGCCCTCGGCGTACGACGAGGCCGCGGCGCTGGACGGCGCCGGGGCGTGGCGGCGCCTGTGGTCCATCACGCTGCCGCAGTTGCGCAGAACCACCGCCCTGGTGGCGATGCTCCAGGTCCTCGCCTCCCTGAAGGTGTTCGACCAGATCTACATCCTGACCAAGGGCGGACCCAACGGCTCGACCCGCCCGGTCCTGGAATACGTCTACGACGTCGGCTTCACCGGCTACCGGCTCGGCTACGCCTCCGCCGTCTCCTACCTGTTCTTCGCGCTCGTCATCGTCGTCTCGCTCGTGCAGCTCCGCCTCTTCCGCCGGGAGGACTGA
- a CDS encoding carbohydrate ABC transporter permease — protein MSATAPTVRPRRLPGRAATGSPLLLGHGRLPRVLAGTVLAVLAAVWLLPLLWAVATSVQSEQDVASPGLSPFKGPFTAEAFRRILDRGNVTLWAFNSLLIAGLVTVITVTVSALAAYGFSRGVFRGRRALLGVTVAAIMVPPQLLVVPLFEQMLLFNLVDTYAAVILPQVVAPMMVFILKRFFDGIPRELEDAARIDGASEFRVFRSIVLPLSRPIVAAVAIFVFIGAWNNFMWPFIVTNDPDLMTLPVGLATVKDAFGIQYAQSMASALLAALPLIVVFLLFQRRIVDSVATTGLGGS, from the coding sequence GTGTCCGCCACCGCACCGACCGTCCGCCCCCGGCGCCTTCCAGGCCGTGCGGCGACCGGCTCGCCGCTGCTCCTCGGGCACGGCCGGCTGCCCCGCGTCCTCGCCGGCACCGTGCTGGCCGTGCTGGCGGCCGTCTGGCTGCTGCCGCTCCTGTGGGCGGTCGCCACGTCCGTGCAGAGCGAGCAGGACGTGGCGTCCCCCGGCCTGTCCCCCTTCAAGGGCCCGTTCACCGCCGAGGCGTTCCGGCGGATCCTGGACCGCGGGAACGTGACGCTGTGGGCGTTCAACAGCCTCCTGATCGCCGGACTGGTCACCGTGATCACGGTGACGGTCTCCGCCCTCGCCGCGTACGGCTTCTCGCGCGGCGTGTTCCGCGGCCGCCGGGCCCTCCTCGGCGTCACGGTCGCCGCGATCATGGTGCCGCCGCAGCTGCTGGTCGTGCCGCTGTTCGAGCAGATGCTGCTGTTCAACCTGGTGGACACCTACGCGGCCGTCATCCTTCCGCAGGTGGTCGCTCCCATGATGGTGTTCATCCTCAAGCGGTTCTTCGACGGCATCCCCCGGGAGCTGGAGGACGCCGCGCGCATCGACGGCGCGTCGGAGTTCCGGGTCTTCCGGTCGATCGTGCTGCCGCTGTCCCGGCCGATCGTGGCCGCTGTGGCGATCTTCGTCTTCATCGGGGCCTGGAACAACTTCATGTGGCCGTTCATCGTCACCAACGACCCGGACCTGATGACGCTGCCGGTGGGCCTCGCCACCGTGAAGGACGCCTTCGGCATCCAGTACGCGCAGTCCATGGCGTCCGCGCTGCTGGCGGCGCTGCCGCTGATCGTGGTGTTCCTCCTCTTCCAGCGCCGCATCGTCGACTCGGTGGCCACCACCGGCCTCGGCGGTTCCTGA
- a CDS encoding STAS domain-containing protein codes for MSPLPGRCGIRARGEISETTRAHWEEALSRLAGQHTGVSYLELSDVAFVDVAGVTALAVTAMGLPVGRVVVEHPPPHLPRVLEMFWPSLPQIEVTPR; via the coding sequence GTGAGTCCGTTGCCCGGTCGATGCGGGATACGAGCCAGGGGCGAGATCAGCGAGACCACCCGGGCGCACTGGGAGGAGGCCCTGTCCAGGCTGGCCGGGCAGCACACGGGTGTGTCCTATCTGGAGCTGTCGGACGTGGCCTTCGTGGACGTCGCGGGGGTGACGGCGCTGGCGGTGACCGCCATGGGCCTGCCCGTGGGGCGGGTGGTGGTCGAGCATCCGCCCCCGCACCTTCCGCGGGTGCTGGAGATGTTCTGGCCGAGCCTGCCGCAGATCGAGGTGACGCCGCGATGA